Genomic DNA from Brassica rapa cultivar Chiifu-401-42 chromosome A04, CAAS_Brap_v3.01, whole genome shotgun sequence:
TTAATGACTCTATTTCTTCAATAGGCCAAAACACTAGTTGCTTCTTGTTTGCATCAAGAAGCACCGTTCTCGGAATCacctaaacaaaaaattaaatcactattaagaaaaaaaatgaatttttataaaactattaataTAGTTAAGATATATAACCTGAAGACCAGCCCAACCCTTGGAGATATCATCTTCAACGGTGTCCGATTCATTGGCCCAACCCCACAAGATTCTTCTATTCTTTTTGTAGTCAAAGAATGTCTTGGAAGCATAGAAGTTACCATAATCGAATCTCAAACCGTCCCAACCATCGGGTGTATCACCGTTTGGTACGTACTTCTCCTTCTTAGGATCGTACTTCCCCACCGTGTAATACTCAAAACGGGTTATGTCCAAGCTAACTTTCAACACGTGTTTTGTGTTCGAACCGGTGTAATCCAAGTCCAAACCGTTTTGGAAATCGGTTGTGGAAACCGGGAAGAAATCAGGACACTCCCACATACCGGTTGATTCTTTGGAGTGAACCGGGTGCTTACCTTTGACCCAATGCTTAAAATCTCGGCTTCTGTAGATATAAGCAATCCCTCTGTGCTTTCTTTTTGAACCAACCACGGTTCTCCAATGCCCGTCTTTGGAGAACCATGCCGTGGTCGGGTCACGGAAAGCTGAACCGTTCATGGTATAGTCTGGCATTACGAGCGGGTTATCATCTGGTTTAATCCATTTTTTTAGGTATGGGTCTGAGGGGTCCTTTGGGATTGCGTAGTTTTGGATTTGAGTTTCGTTTTGGTTAACACCTGTATAGAGGATAATCGGTCCTTTTCCCGGTACGATTGTTATTGAACCGGACCATGTACCTTTAATGTCAAACCATTTGGAGGGATAGAGGGCATGTTCTAAAGCCTCCCAATTTACTAAGTCTTTGGAGACCGAATGTGCCCACACGATGTTGCCCCAAACCGCACCCTTGGTGTTATATTGGTAGAAGAGATGGTAAAAACCTTTGTAGTATACTGGACCTGTTTTCAGAAAACTCAAGTTAGATcatctaaaaatattattgagAACTACACAAATGTATTTTCTGATAAACTCACCATTTGGATCTGTTGTGATTGTCAAGAATGCCACAtgaaaacacacaaaacaaaGGAAAACGAGGTTAGATTATGCTGAATTCATCAAAATTAGATTTGGATTTTTAAATAAGATATGTTAAGAGGATACGCGATACAAAAGAATCACATGAATGAAATTATATGGTACAACAACTT
This window encodes:
- the LOC103865521 gene encoding beta-fructofuranosidase, insoluble isoenzyme CWINV4, coding for MGISNIVSVLLLLVLLSLSSNNIKGVEAFHHVYENLQSQSVESVNHLHRTAFHFQPPKHWINDPNGPVYYKGFYHLFYQYNTKGAVWGNIVWAHSVSKDLVNWEALEHALYPSKWFDIKGTWSGSITIVPGKGPIILYTGVNQNETQIQNYAIPKDPSDPYLKKWIKPDDNPLVMPDYTMNGSAFRDPTTAWFSKDGHWRTVVGSKRKHRGIAYIYRSRDFKHWVKGKHPVHSKESTGMWECPDFFPVSTTDFQNGLDLDYTGSNTKHVLKVSLDITRFEYYTVGKYDPKKEKYVPNGDTPDGWDGLRFDYGNFYASKTFFDYKKNRRILWGWANESDTVEDDISKGWAGLQVIPRTVLLDANKKQLVFWPIEEIESLRSNYVRMNNKNIKTGQRLEVKGITPAQADVEVTFNVGQCLDKAEEFDPSYTFKPLDLCKIKGSNVTGGVGPFGLITLATPDLEEYTPVFFRVFKDTSTDKPKVLMCSDARPSSLKQDRGPLKQDRMYKPSFAGFVDVDLSDGRISLRSLIDHSVVESFGALGKTVITSRVYPVKAVKGNAHLYVFNNGTQTVNIESLDAWSMEKPLQMMNNGAL